A stretch of DNA from Kwoniella mangroviensis CBS 8507 chromosome 1 map unlocalized Ctg01, whole genome shotgun sequence:
GGGCAAACGCCTATCAGCACATGATCATGGCTTCTGTTCAGAATGGTGGTCATCCAGGTGGCATGactccacctgctcctggtTCGGATCACAGCAGTTATGAAAGGAGGAGAACGAGCTCGGGCCCTGGTGGTCAGACTTTAAATGGCAACACTGGTTATTTCGATCATCCTTCCTATCAGCACCAACGACTACCGCAACCACCCCAGCAACCTTCTCAGCAAATAGACTACTCGAAcactcctactccacctcAAAGCGCCCACACGAAACAACCgcaacctcctcaaccttaTCACCCTTACAAGCGAGGTCCTTCTGCGAAACCTTCCACAGAAAGACTACCGAGATCCTCATCCATGCCTACAGGCTTACAGGAGCAGGTTGCTTCGATATCTCGCTCTTCGTCTGGTCAGGTCGCTCAAGATCAAACCCGAACACATTCTTCCCATGCTCCACCTTCCCGACCAAATCCCCCACCTGCTGAGAAACAACCAAGACCTCCTGTCTCTGCGGAAGAAGCTATAGtatctcctcttcgaatCGGTGATCGCTCTAGGACAAACTCTTCAGGCAGTGAGCGTTCCGCAGCTCGAGAGGTTCCTCCCGCTGCCGCCGCTGCTTCTGCGCGTACCGCTTCCCCTGCTCCTAGGTCTAGCACGTCTATGGTATTACCTGCTCGTGCATCCACACCACTACATCCAGGTCCCATCACTAATGCCACCAACACTCCTTCAGCCTCTCGACCGTCTCCCCTGtctcaaccttcctcaacACCCGAACCGACCGATAAGATGGTCAAGACTGGAGATCTGAAAGGTCGACTACGAAAGGCCTTGGATAAAGACGCTAAGAAGGAGCAAAGATCCGTCTCAGCACCTTCCGCACCCTCGGTGCCGATTGGTAAACAATCTCTACCTCCTAAACACTTTGCCTCACCTTCGGAATCATCTACACGTTCCGCTACCCCTCCTGCCACACCACCTCAAGAATTCAGAGCTCCTTCAGCGCCGTTCACAATGAACCCTGCTGCTATGGGTAGTGAGATCAGTTTAGCAGAGACTGAGCGTACTGCCACCGTCTCGGGTGAACAGAAGGAAAAGGGCAAAAGGAGTTTgttcaggatgaagaacatgTCTACGGATAATATTTCCTTATCATCCACGGTCTCGTCGGCCAGTatgatgatcaggaagatgGGTAGTATAGGTAAACTTGCGAGAAGGAATAGGTGAGTCAGGCTCCTGCATCCGATCATTGAAGTTGAGCTGATGTTCCTCTTGATAGTTTGATGGGTATTTCTCGTATCTTTAAGGATAAGCCCAAAGATGGCGAAGATGCCGCTCTACCCGAAAAGGAAGgcaaaaagaagaaagacaagaagaagaagggtaaaggtGAAGCTGCGCCAGCGACCATTTCACATGCAGTGGCAGAATCAGACCGAttgaccgaagaggaagaccGAGCTTTGGCCGGGTTGTCACCAGCTGCCAAGCTGGCGCGACAACATACACTTCGATCAAAAGCTGAAGCAGTCAAGAAGGATGCTACCGCTCATCCAGCTACTGGCGAACCTACCTGGGATCAAAATACCGCTACTAGGCAAGCTCAAAATGgtaatctaccttctctcgGTAGCATGGGCGCGTCAATGTCCAATCCCAACGGATCGACTGGACCTGAAGTAGTCCGAGTGAACCACGCTCAAGCTCCTACCGTCGTACATGCCGTAGCTGTTACCGATCAAGAGTACGATTCTGAGGATGATTCGTCTGAGGGTGAAACCGTTGAAGATGTCACGATGACCCTTGCCAAGACTCGATTATCAGCAGAAGCAGATGCCGAGTTCCAGGCTACTTGGGGTAATGCTTGGATCGATAGGAACGCTGTGCCCAAGAAGGGTATCTTGAAATGTAAGTGTGCATTTGCGATTTGGGGACCTATAGCTAATCATCTTACTGACATTAGCCATCTCCTCGTATTCTAATCTCGATGAAGCTCCCTCATCAGGAGAGAATCGCCAACGTTCCAATTCCActcatacctcttcctcaaacAACGCACCGGGACCCTTAGCCCAACTACCCTCATCCAACCCAGCATTATTGGATGGACTAGTCCATCCTTCACCACAAGTGGATCCAGCATACGACCCATTCTCACCCGCTTTCTCACCGTTCGACTCGcctaccaccaccatcggAGGGAACGAGACTTTCTACGCCAATCCAAATCAAAATTCTTCTGCGCCTGCTCTATCCCTCTTGGGCACTATGGGTAACAAACCTCCTCAAAATAGATCGATGACTGCTCCCGTTGTTAGACGACGAATCAATTGGGCTCCTGAATGTGCCGTCTACCAGACTTACGATAGTGGAACCTACGATAGAAGGAGTGAACCTGCTACGTGCAACAGGTTGACTCCGGAATTGGCTATGAGCATTAAgcaagagtgagtgaagcgTGTTCATGTTATAGAAATatatgaagctgatcatggttGATTGTTATGACAGATTAAATGCCTTCAAACTTGAAATGCCAgtccatccatcttcgaaAATGTATACGCATTACTTTGCGTGGTGAGTCGACTGTATGTTTCTTATTTCCGCCATAAGCTGACTTTTTGATGGTAGATTTGTATCGGGTCGAAAAGTTATTACGACCTCCTTTGTCTCGTGAATGTATCAGAAGAAAAGTAAATCACAATTCTGCATTTCCTTCTACAAACCAACGCTATTCATACCttgttccttttcttcttgagggAGAGTTAGGAagcatacatatatatatatatatattgatatacatatacctaGCATCGTTCTCATTTTTTCTCAACCCAAGGATTTTGCCTTTCTCCTATGTTAATTTCGTTTTATCGTCGTTTCatttctttcaacttcattaTCTATCTCTGTTCATTCCATTCTAATtaatatatatgtatacctGTATAAGCTTTTTCGTTTAGTTCCGtttcgattgatcaaaggatatttATTCGTTTCGACCAATATCAGTACCAgtaagagaaggaaggagggagTTTGGTCATTtgtatataacatatatagATATTTGATATTTAACGTATCGTATGCGATCAGTAGACATGCCTACAGTATGCTCTCTTGAGACCTTGTTGCATGTGTTGCTAGCTATAAATGCTTTTGAGAGATTACTCGAGTATTGAGCATATGGTAACATTCAGGATATGGTGGATCACCATGCGGTTACTTTGCAGGGTCGGTCGAATCCGGTTAAACCGGCGTAAGCGTGTGTGGTCAActtgacttcttcatcttctcaatgaTAATTGTACTGTAAATCATCTtactctcaatctcttctcctctttcatcaaATGAGTATCAAGTGACACATAGACAGATACAATGTCgttctcatcccatttctcttcaggttcttcacctttcgaCGAAGACCTAGCGACACTCTCGAACTATCTCGAAGTGGTCACCCGACATATCAAGATCGACTGGGAGATCAATTGGGACACCAAGACATTTGGTGGTTATGCCGAACTCACTCTGGAAAGTAGGGTTGAAGGTTTACAGGAAGTTAAGTTGGATAGTAGTTTTTTGGATGTGAAGGGTGTTGAAGTGAATGGTAAATCTGTGGTAAGTACAGTTGTTTCCTAGAAACATATGATGTACAATGCTAAGATACTTTGGGACGATGTTCTAGGAATACTCTCTAGATTCGAGAATCGAAGTGATGGGAGAAGCGTTGCGAATCAAATTGCCCAAATCATTAAACAAGGGAGAAGTAAGTCTCTCTCCCGTACTTTCATctaacatcttcttctatcctGGAACACTTATGCTGACGAGTGGTATGTGAATagtccatcaccatcaagataACCTACTCTACCACCCCGCAATGTACAGCCGTAGGATGGCTCGAACCTGCCCAAACCAAATCTGGCAAACATCCTTATCTGTACTCTCAAGCTCAGGCGATTCACGCCAGATCGATGTTACCGTGTCAAGATACGCCGGCTGTCAAGGCTAGCTACGAGGCGAAAGTGCGATCTGGTAGAGGGTCGGAAGTGCTTTTGAGTGGACAGAGGAAAGGCGTCAAAGAGCTCGCAGAGAGGGGTGAGGGATGGAGGGAATTCACTTATGAGCAGGTGAGTCTGAATAACTGATAGCTCACTTGGTGGGATATAGTCGAGCTAATCTGATGGATGACATAGCCCGTCGGCATCCCCTCTTATCTCATTGCCATCGCTGCTGGTGAACTCACGCACAAACCTTTCGAGGATCTGCAAGGCAGGAATTGGTCAACTGGATGTTGGActgaggtgagctgagcaTTTCGAGGCTATCAGAGAGAGAACCTGCAGACTGACTGACCATTGGTATAGCCTTTGAACATGGAAAAGGCATTCTGGGAGTTCCACAAAGACACTGCGAAGTGAGTATTTTGATTCATTGGTCTGACTTTCCCGATGTAAAGACGAAAATAGATGGGATTTGCTCAGGAATCTGGACCTTCGCTGAGATTCTTGTTACAACCACTGCAGCTTCGTCAAGACCGCCGAAGATCTCACTTCGTCGTACAAGTTCGGCGTATATGATATTTTGTTCTTACCTGAATCATTCCCTTACggaggtgagctgacgaaACTGGGAACGACATGATGTCTCAGTTGCTGATGCCGACTGTTTAGGTATGGAAAATTCATGTTTGACCTTCGCTACTCCCACCATCATTGCTGGTGATCGAAGTCAAGTTGATGTGGTGGCTCATGAGATCAgtcatgtgagtgtataACACTAAAACAGCCTGGTGTGCTTCGCAAAGTCGCATGACAAGAAGCTGACCAGCTTATAGTCCTGGTTCGGGAATGGTATTGGATGTGCTTCTTGGTCGCATTTCTGGCTCAATGAGGTGGGTTGGTTGCTGGAGGACGAAATGTATGTCGGCTAATTCGCCGTCAATAGGGTTGGACCACATACCTTGAGCGATTGGTGAGCTGGGTCAGAATTGTAGTGTTCCGGAAAAGCTGACACATCAAGTAGATCATGAGAGAGACTCATGGCGAATTGGAAAGACAATTGTCAGTAATCACATCTATAGGTAAATGAATCGCACTTAAACTGATAACAAACGACGATAATCAGGTCATACACTGTCGGTCAGTACGACTCTCGTTAGATTGTGATCGTTCTTCCAGCTGAACAGCACACACACCAGGTCGACGAGGTCTTGTTGGTTATCTTGAGAGACTCAACCCGAGATTCCAGAAATTGGTAATCGAGTATAAGGAACACGAGGACCGTGAGCATTAGCATTCTGAGCGCCGAGGATGCGCAGTGTCGCTGACAGGTGGCATTTAGCCGATGAGGGATACAGTCAGGTACCATacgagaaggtgagtcaagtcaatTTGGGTCTCAAGAAAGAAGTGCTGATCGTCGGTTTACGCAGGGAGCAAACTTCCTTCTTTATCTCGAAAGAACCCTAGGTGGGCTTGAGAACTTTATCCCGTATATGAAGGATTACGTGAGAACGTTCGAGGGAACGTCGATCACCACTGATCAATGGCGAGAACACCTGTTCCACTACTTCAAACAACATCAAGATGCTGAGGAATTGACTAGGAGATTAGGGAAAGTTGActgggatgaggtgagcttaCGTCTTGAATCCACTGGCACTGTAGGGAAGGAGGCTTATTCGGTTTGTTGCGTTGACATAGTGGCTCCATGGTTCTGGTCCTGATCTCTGCGTTGATATCCAATACGACGACACACTTTCCAAAGCTGTGAGCTGCCTCTACAGTAATTCTTCGCGACAAGACAGAGCTGACGAGTCCAATGTCAGTGCTACGACCTTGCTGCTAAATGGGACAAAGCTCGTGATGGAGATGTGTCAAGCTTTACTAAAGACGATATCAAGGATTTCTCGTCTACTCAGACTGGTAAGTCGTCCTCGTCTTAGTAACCTTCATATCGATCGCTGTCATATTCGACGGTACCTTTCAGTCGTGCTAATTGAAGGTATTGTGCAGTCGTCTTCCTCGATAAATTGGAAACATATGATACTCTCCCACCGAAAGTCGTAGCAGCCCTCGACAAGTTATACGGATTAGGCTCAACAGGAAATGCCGAAATTGGATTGAGGTTCTTTGAAGTTGCTCTGAAGAGTGGTCCAGAATATGCTGAATCTGCTGCAGGTGAGATCCTTATCTGACGTTCTCGAGTCTTGACTTCAGAACTGATGTTGGTATGGCATCGATGTACGTAGCATGGGTAATCAAtaaaggaaggatgaagttCTGTAGACCGGTATTCAGACTGTTGAACGAACAGAAACCTGAACTGGCAAAGAAAACTTTCTTGAAACATGCTAATTTCTATGTGAGTCGTGTCATTCTTGAATAACCAGAGATAGTCGTTTCCACGTCATGTCCTGCCTGACTTGGGCTGATACGATTCTTTGTGGTGAACTGTAGCACCCCATCGCTAGAAAGATGATTGCGAAGGATCTAGGAGTTAAAGTAGAATAAGAAAGTCCAGGTTGTAATTATTCGCCGCTTGTGCATCATACGATGTGCGTGATCAGTGACATTCCACTGAAAATGACGAAGTACGATCGTTGAGTTCATAGAGTGACCAAGGCATGTAAGACGTGTATCATGACAAGAAAGGATCTAGTTGTTCATTTCCTTTGATTGACGTAGGCTATCCAGCTACAGTCTATGATTTCTCTGGTCTGGTATCTTCTGACTTCGAATCGCTATGATTGATTCCGTCTTGGTAataatttgattgattcGCACCCATATCGTCTATTCCACTTTTACCTGGACAAATATCTTACTTCTATTCACTTGCTATAGCACTATATATATAGTTGTTGCCCCGATTTCGCCAATTTTGACTCATCAGGATGTTCGATGCACTCACGAAAGTCATTACTGATGCCTTTTCAGGTTGGAGCGAAAATACCACTAATTCAACTGACACCCCGGTCGACGTCGATGCCTATACCGACGACATGGCAACTAGGAGTACCAAATATAAATATACTTTACATCCTCAAATGAACTGGCACACAGGTGGTAGATACTTTGAATACTCGTGTAAGATCAGGAGCAATTCATCAGTAAACGCAAGAGCAGGTGTTGGgggtgaggaagaggagatgatccGACAAGCGCTTCAAAGGCAAGTGGATAAGACCGTATTCACCCTCAATAGCAATGCGGATTACACTAGCTATCCGTCGAATGCAGGAGCCGTGATTAGCAGTACGCAACTATTCGCTTATTCGGCAAAAAAGTTTGAAGAGAATACTGTTAATAAGGGTTTGGTCGATGTTGAAACTTTTCAAACTGAATTAGgagatgatttgaaagatTAAAGTCTGTTCTTAATCTAGTGTCACATTCACAATGTTACGATACCTTCCAATTTTATACAGCATGACTTGGAAGTGTAATGAATAGTTTCTATGATCAAGTAATTGATCCAGAGTGTCTATTATTGGTTACCAATTCATTCGCTACATCTTAAGATTTCAAAGTTTTACTGCCTACATTTTTCTATATCATTCGCTTCTCCTTGTTTAGTAAGATGAAGTAAACTTCTTCACTTTATATTCATTACCAAATTCTTTTTGTACCCTAACGACTTCTCTatcaatatgatcatatAAGTCTTTCTGCTCTGTGTATTTGGGTTTCCATCCTATCGATTTCGATCGATCGGCTACACCTCGCGAGTTGGTACCCATAAAGCTCGATCCGTTGTAATACTTCTTCAAGTCCTCCTCGGTGAACGTAGTTGGAGTGGTTTCCTTCGATTGGATCAAGTTGTTTTTTACTAACGCCTGACCGATTCTGGAAGTAGCTCCAAATAAGGTGTATTCTCCTGAGATACCAAAGTAGTATCCTGATGGACCGTGACCGATGGTAGGGTTGGGTTGGGTGGCTTTGAGCCATACGTGCTCGTAGAGAGAGCCAAGGTCGGTAATCTTGACGTGAGGCCAGATGTTCTTGCCTACAAAGCAAAACAGGGAAATCAGCATCTAGTTCACgtatacaatatacaatgATCATCGATGGTGTACAAGAGCATTGATGTTCTGGGTGCCGCAAAATGGAAGACCACTCACCCTCACCGACCATACCTGCTCTACCTCTATCCAAAGCAGCCTTGATCAAAGTGGGGATTTGGTCCGAGAAAGAGTTGCTCAATCCCTTGTCATATACTTCGCCGACACCTTTACCCCAGATGGTAGAAGGTAAGACAATGTACGATTTGATGGTACCGGCTTTGTCAGCAGCGAGGATCTCGAGGTCGACATTTCGGTGGGGAGCAGTGAGAGGGAGTTCAGTCATGGAGAGAAGAGCAGGAGAATCCTTGGTTGCGGGAGTGGGGTTGAGATCGGTGTAGATCTGTTAAATGGAAAAGACAAAGTTAGCAATCATGATATTACACACATGACAGGCTGATCTAGTAAACAGGTATGAAGTGCGCATAGAAGGCATGATACATGACGGATCCCGtatcatcagaatcaaaCGTTCACTCACGATATCATTAGGATAAGCACCTTCAGCATTATCCACCAGCACACCCGTACCGGAAGTCTCGATCAACAGAGGTCTATGACCAGTTTTAtcttttcttatcttttGTCCTTTCAAAATAGCTTTTACACCTTCTAGGTTATCCGCATCGGCGGTATGAATCGTAACGTCATGTTCTGATGCAGCAGTAGTGATTTTATCGAGATCTTCCAAAGATCCGATCAACGTTTTGATTTCTACATTGTTTTTCTTGGCTGCATCGAGTGATTGGAATCCACTGGATTTCTTTTCATCTCGAATAAGCAAGGTGACGAGTTTGGGTGGTTGGGGAGAGTTGAGGATCGCTTCGAGAACTGTACCGCCGATGTAGCCAGTTGCTCCTGTGAAGAATACTGATTTACCTGAGGTTTGAGTGGTCATTTTGGTATGTGTATGATATGAATTGTATGTTTGAACAAGCTGTGAGGATatgggaaaggaagagaatatGAAAGAAAATGAAATAAAATCTTAGGAATGCTATTTAATTACCAAGCACGAGGAGTAAGATTATTCTCTTGAATTCCTTCGCTTCTGTCTGAAAAGAGGGTAGGGGGTCTGACGTCATTGGATGTCGTGTGCACATAACTTAATCTCCCTACTTCC
This window harbors:
- a CDS encoding leukotriene A-4 hydrolase/aminopeptidase codes for the protein MSFSSHFSSGSSPFDEDLATLSNYLEVVTRHIKIDWEINWDTKTFGGYAELTLESRVEGLQEVKLDSSFLDVKGVEVNGKSVEYSLDSRIEVMGEALRIKLPKSLNKGESITIKITYSTTPQCTAVGWLEPAQTKSGKHPYLYSQAQAIHARSMLPCQDTPAVKASYEAKVRSGRGSEVLLSGQRKGVKELAERGEGWREFTYEQPVGIPSYLIAIAAGELTHKPFEDLQGRNWSTGCWTEPLNMEKAFWEFHKDTANFVKTAEDLTSSYKFGVYDILFLPESFPYGGMENSCLTFATPTIIAGDRSQVDVVAHEISHSWFGNGIGCASWSHFWLNEGWTTYLERLIMRETHGELERQLSVITSIGRRGLVGYLERLNPRFQKLVIEYKEHEDPDEGYSQVPYEKGANFLLYLERTLGGLENFIPYMKDYVRTFEGTSITTDQWREHLFHYFKQHQDAEELTRRLGKVDWDEWLHGSGPDLCVDIQYDDTLSKACYDLAAKWDKARDGDVSSFTKDDIKDFSSTQTVVFLDKLETYDTLPPKVVAALDKLYGLGSTGNAEIGLRFFEVALKSGPEYAESAAAWVINKGRMKFCRPVFRLLNEQKPELAKKTFLKHANFYHPIARKMIAKDLGVKVE